A region of Phalacrocorax carbo chromosome 7, bPhaCar2.1, whole genome shotgun sequence DNA encodes the following proteins:
- the NR2E3 gene encoding photoreceptor-specific nuclear receptor, with translation MAVSPAGSVVSTGLDDSPTGLSPAPGKALSPVLLCKVCGDTSSGKHYGIYACNGCSGFFKRSVRRKLIYRCQAGTGLCPVDKAHRNQCQACRLKKCLQAGMNKDAVQNERQPRSTAQVRLDSIELDSELPPEHVATTHEVPPAPCPAPRGPSATVTVTPDPQAPTPPTNHRFMASLMTAETCAKLEPEDADETVDVTGGEPERAAGEYQVAPYPAASPENVYETSARLLFMAVKWAKNLPVFSNLPFRDQVILLEEAWSELFLLCAIQWSMPLESCPLLAVPEPVSGKLLPATLDVRVLQEILGRFKALAVDPTEFACMKAVVLFKPETRGLKDPEQVENLQDQSQVMLGQHNRSHYPGQPVRFGKLLLLLPALRFISSERVELLFFRRTIGNTPMEKLLCDMFKN, from the exons ATGGCTGTGTCGCCGGCGGGGTCAGTGGTGAGCACTGGGCTGGATGATAGCCCCACGG ggctgagcccagcccCTGGCAAGGCATTGAGCCCCGTGCTGCTGTGCAAGGTGTGCGGGGACACCAGCAGTGGGAAGCACTACGGCATCTACGCCTGCAATGGCTGCAGTGGTTTCTTCAAGCGCAGTGTCAGGAGGAAGCTTATCTACAG GtgccaggcagggacagggctgtgCCCGGTGGACAAGGCACACCGCAACCAGTGTCAGGCCTGCCGGCTGAAGAAGTGCCTGCAAGCTGGCATGAACAAGGACG CTGTGCAGAATGAGCGCCAGCCCCGCAGCACAGCCCAAGTCCGGCTGGACAGCATCGAGCTGGATTCAGAGCTGCCCCCTGAGCATGTGGCCACCACCCATGaggtccccccagccccctgcccagctccccgcGGTCCCAGTGCCACTGTCACCGTCACCCCAGATCCTCAAGCACCCACACCGCCCACCAATCATCGCTTCATGGCCAGCCTGATGACAGCTGAGACCTGTGCCAAGCTGGAGCCTGAGGATG CCGATGAGACAGTGGACGTGACAGGTGGTGAGCCAGAGCGGGCGGCTGGCGAGTACCAGGTGGCACCATATCCAGCAGCCAGCCCTGAAAATGTCTACGAGACCTCAGCACGTCTCCTCTTCATGGCTGTGAAATGGGCCAAAAACCTGCCCGTCTTCTCCAACCTGCCCTTCCGCGACCAG gTGATCCTGCTGGAGGAAGCGTGGAGTGAGCTGTTCCTGCTCTGTGCTATCCAGTGGTCCATGcccctggagagctgcccacTGCTGGCCGTCCCTGAGCCAGTCTCTGGcaagctgctgccagccaccCTGGATGTCCGGGTGCTGCAGGAGATACTCGGCCGCTTCAAGGCATTGGCTGTTGACCCCACCGAATTTGCCTGCATGAAGGCTGTGGTGCTCTTCAAACCAG AGACCCGTGGCCTGAAGGACCCTGAGCAGGTGGAGAACCTGCAGGACCAGTCACAGGTGATGCTGGGCCAGCACAACCGTTCTCACTACCCTGGGCAGCCCGTCAG GTTcgggaagctgctgctgctgctcccagcgcTGCGCTTCATCTCCTCCGAGCGCGTGGAGCTGCTCTTCTTCCGCCGAACCATTGGCAACACCCCCATGGAGAAGCTGCTTTGTGACATGTTCAAGAACTga